One region of Pirellulales bacterium genomic DNA includes:
- a CDS encoding AAA family ATPase — protein sequence LVLDLTRKVAFFSTGMRQKLALAATLALDAPLVILDEPTANLDPTVRGEVLALVREARSAGRTVMFSSHVLSEIEHCCDRVVILRRGELVHTQVMADLRKQHRIRARLTGAWTPPPAHLAAELCVQKSDMGELRIETPGELSPLLGWLSQLPITEVRVEPVGLQALYDRYHQSEPL from the coding sequence GGTTGGTGTTGGACCTGACGCGGAAAGTGGCGTTTTTTTCGACCGGCATGCGGCAAAAGCTCGCGCTGGCTGCGACGCTGGCGCTCGACGCGCCGCTGGTGATCCTGGACGAGCCGACGGCCAATCTCGACCCCACCGTGCGCGGCGAGGTGTTGGCCTTGGTGCGCGAGGCGCGTAGCGCCGGGCGGACGGTGATGTTCTCGTCGCACGTGCTGTCCGAAATTGAACATTGCTGCGACCGAGTGGTGATCTTGCGACGCGGCGAGCTAGTGCATACGCAAGTGATGGCCGACTTGCGCAAGCAGCATCGAATCCGCGCGCGATTGACCGGAGCCTGGACGCCGCCGCCGGCGCATTTGGCCGCTGAACTTTGTGTGCAAAAGAGCGACATGGGCGAACTGCGGATTGAAACGCCAGGAGAGCTGTCGCCACTGTTGGGCTGGCTCTCGCAACTGCCCATCACGGAGGTGCGGGTGGAGCCCGTGGGATTGCAAGCGCTGTACGACCGCTATCACCAGTCGGAGCCGCTATGA
- a CDS encoding ABC transporter permease subunit, with the protein MSTTSELAPRRAAGSDSALASTGALAISARDGELGARSFFNRALWGKALFECRGLLLASLALMFSFHWIFVWITSMVQLGPLADFVKTLPNGIQNLSGVPVNELATVAGRIALAYVDPVVLFTAAVWGISRGSDAVAGEIDRGTMEMLLAQPIDRLALLLTKGAVAVLGAALIAVVSFAGTWCGLTAVTLEEPTSIWAFLPAAINLFAMTFFLVGVSFAVSSFDRYRWRVIGLLGGFYTLSLIVNVMARMVEKLGWLEYFTFFGAYEPQGMTAFMLNEPAKAWAMSLHFDGLLIGLGLVGFAVSAVVFARRDIPAPL; encoded by the coding sequence ATGAGCACGACCTCGGAACTGGCGCCGCGTCGCGCGGCGGGGAGCGACTCGGCGCTGGCGTCGACCGGAGCGCTGGCGATCTCGGCGCGCGATGGCGAGTTGGGGGCGCGCAGCTTTTTCAACCGCGCGCTGTGGGGCAAAGCGCTGTTTGAGTGCCGCGGCCTGCTGCTGGCCTCGCTGGCTTTGATGTTCTCGTTCCACTGGATTTTTGTGTGGATCACGAGCATGGTGCAGCTTGGCCCGTTGGCCGATTTTGTGAAGACGCTGCCCAACGGGATACAAAACTTGTCGGGCGTGCCGGTGAACGAATTGGCCACGGTGGCGGGGCGCATCGCCTTGGCGTATGTCGACCCGGTGGTGCTGTTCACCGCGGCGGTGTGGGGCATCTCGCGCGGCTCCGACGCGGTGGCGGGCGAAATTGATCGCGGCACGATGGAAATGTTGCTCGCTCAACCGATCGATCGACTGGCGCTTTTGCTGACCAAAGGGGCCGTGGCGGTGCTCGGCGCCGCGCTCATCGCAGTGGTGTCGTTCGCGGGGACCTGGTGCGGGCTGACGGCCGTCACGCTGGAAGAGCCGACCAGCATCTGGGCGTTTCTGCCGGCGGCCATCAATTTGTTCGCGATGACATTTTTCTTGGTTGGGGTTAGCTTTGCGGTATCGAGCTTCGATCGCTATCGCTGGCGGGTGATTGGGCTGTTGGGCGGCTTTTACACGCTGAGCCTGATCGTGAACGTAATGGCCCGCATGGTGGAAAAACTCGGTTGGCTGGAGTACTTCACCTTTTTTGGCGCGTATGAACCGCAGGGGATGACGGCGTTCATGCTCAATGAGCCGGCAAAGGCGTGGGCCATGTCGCTGCATTTCGATGGGCTGCTCATCGGATTAGGGCTGGTGGGATTTGCCGTGTCGGCGGTGGTGTTTGCCCGGCGCGACATTCCGGCGCCGCTGTAG
- a CDS encoding tetratricopeptide repeat protein: MSIRAVAIAVTILMLWLPAARCDEAAGQAKLDEAIDLKISAESVSQLGEVIRLAKEAIDEGLDADNKPFAEQLLASCLIQRGGAFAEAVLRGSPRQIQSPQQYRQLRAMAMTDLEQAIKIDEKQPHAWYLIGRLESTPGGDHERAIAAFDKALEIDIKDTLLRARALTGRALLLEDPAKQSADLDEAVKLAPDEVETVRARGMFLADQKKYEEAKRDLQKAVELEPGDALNEAALAAVLAEAREYDEALTHYNKAIELEPEAAQLYNQRARVYLLQGKASEAIEDLDKTLELIPDQPMALLLRANALHALGDRDRAMADVERVLKENNNFTPALRMRGMLLADSGKLKEAIESLRAAIEATPNDVELLLQMATIELASKDPEGAVRDYTRVLEQDADNWLAKQGRADAYLGLGKHQEALADYEAAFAAQPKNPTILNNLSWLLSTSPNDDLRDGARAVELAKTACEVTEYKQAHILSTLAAGYAESGDWDKAVEWSTKSLELADARQKEALSKELESYKQKKPWRESIASPLPAAEGEAAAEETESKDGQTAASEEAEGAKP, translated from the coding sequence ATGTCGATTCGTGCGGTCGCGATTGCGGTGACAATATTGATGCTGTGGCTGCCCGCGGCGCGGTGCGACGAGGCCGCCGGCCAGGCGAAACTGGATGAAGCCATCGACCTGAAGATCAGCGCCGAGAGCGTCAGCCAATTGGGCGAAGTGATCCGCTTGGCCAAGGAGGCGATCGACGAGGGACTGGACGCCGACAACAAACCGTTTGCCGAGCAGTTGCTGGCGTCTTGCTTGATTCAACGGGGCGGGGCGTTTGCCGAAGCGGTGCTGCGAGGCTCGCCGAGGCAGATTCAATCTCCGCAGCAGTACCGGCAACTGCGCGCGATGGCGATGACCGACCTGGAGCAGGCGATCAAGATCGATGAGAAACAGCCGCATGCCTGGTATTTGATCGGCCGCTTGGAATCGACGCCTGGGGGAGACCACGAGCGGGCGATCGCGGCGTTCGACAAGGCGCTGGAGATCGACATCAAGGACACGCTGCTGCGGGCGCGGGCGCTTACCGGGCGGGCATTGTTGCTCGAAGACCCCGCGAAGCAGAGCGCGGACTTGGACGAGGCGGTGAAGCTAGCCCCCGACGAGGTGGAGACGGTGCGGGCGCGGGGCATGTTTTTGGCGGATCAAAAAAAATACGAAGAGGCGAAACGCGACCTGCAGAAGGCGGTGGAACTGGAACCGGGCGACGCGCTGAACGAGGCGGCGCTGGCCGCCGTGCTGGCCGAGGCGCGCGAGTACGATGAGGCGCTGACCCACTACAACAAGGCCATTGAGCTGGAGCCGGAAGCGGCGCAGCTTTACAACCAACGGGCCCGGGTCTACCTGCTGCAAGGCAAGGCGAGCGAAGCGATTGAAGACCTGGACAAGACGCTGGAGCTGATTCCCGATCAGCCGATGGCGCTGCTCTTGCGAGCCAACGCGCTGCACGCGCTGGGCGACCGCGACCGGGCGATGGCCGACGTGGAGCGGGTGTTGAAGGAGAACAACAACTTTACCCCGGCATTGCGGATGCGGGGGATGCTTTTGGCCGACTCCGGCAAACTGAAGGAAGCCATTGAGTCTTTGCGAGCCGCGATCGAGGCGACGCCGAACGACGTTGAGTTGTTATTGCAGATGGCGACGATCGAACTGGCGAGCAAAGACCCCGAGGGGGCCGTGCGCGACTACACGCGGGTGCTCGAGCAGGATGCCGACAATTGGCTGGCCAAACAGGGCCGCGCCGACGCGTATCTGGGGCTGGGCAAGCACCAAGAGGCATTGGCCGACTACGAAGCGGCCTTTGCGGCCCAGCCCAAGAACCCCACCATTCTCAACAATCTCTCCTGGCTGTTGTCGACCTCTCCGAACGACGACCTGCGCGACGGCGCCCGGGCGGTGGAACTAGCCAAAACGGCCTGCGAAGTCACCGAATACAAGCAGGCGCACATCTTGAGCACGCTGGCGGCGGGCTACGCCGAATCGGGAGACTGGGACAAGGCGGTGGAGTGGTCGACCAAGTCGTTGGAACTGGCGGACGCGCGGCAGAAAGAAGCGCTGTCCAAGGAACTGGAAAGCTACAAGCAAAAGAAGCCGTGGCGCGAGTCGATTGCCAGTCCACTTCCGGCTGCCGAAGGCGAAGCGGCCGCCGAGGAGACCGAATCGAAAGATGGCCAGACGGCAGCCAGTGAGGAGGCCGAGGGAGCGAAGCCTTGA
- a CDS encoding HDIG domain-containing protein, with protein MNRDSAWSLVCEYTQSDSLRKHMLAVESAMRAYAARYDEDVEQWGIVGLLHDFDYERWPDPPDHPLEGAKILAERGYTAEVIYAIKSHADYLTDCPRISRLDKALYACDELAGLVTATALVRPEGIRGLEARSVKKKFKQKTFAAAINRDDITRGAADLGVPLDEHIQFVIDAMQGVAEELGLTGSNS; from the coding sequence TTGAATCGCGACTCAGCCTGGTCGCTGGTCTGCGAATACACGCAGAGCGATAGCCTGCGCAAACACATGCTGGCGGTCGAATCGGCGATGCGGGCCTACGCCGCGCGCTACGACGAGGACGTGGAGCAGTGGGGCATTGTCGGCCTGCTGCATGACTTTGACTATGAGCGCTGGCCCGATCCGCCAGACCATCCGCTGGAAGGCGCTAAGATCTTGGCCGAGCGCGGCTATACGGCCGAGGTGATCTACGCGATCAAGTCGCACGCCGATTATCTGACCGACTGCCCGCGCATTTCGCGTCTGGACAAGGCGCTGTACGCGTGCGATGAATTAGCCGGACTGGTGACGGCGACGGCGCTAGTCCGGCCGGAGGGGATTCGCGGCCTAGAGGCGCGGAGCGTGAAGAAAAAATTCAAGCAGAAGACGTTCGCGGCAGCGATCAACCGCGACGACATCACGCGGGGCGCGGCCGACCTGGGTGTGCCGCTGGACGAGCATATTCAATTTGTGATCGACGCTATGCAGGGGGTGGCCGAGGAGTTGGGACTGACCGGTAGCAATAGCTAG
- a CDS encoding PepSY-associated TM helix domain-containing protein, with product MKWRGWIVALHRDMGYFFTGALLLYAVSGLAVNHVDDWNPSFVIERRAVTLDLPSEASQVTERAVLANLEPLGEASNLRGFDFPSASRVKIYLKDGSIVAHLSDGQGEYETIRRRPLLYQVNTLHLNPAKWWKVFSDVFAASLILIAATGLFVARGRHGLAGRGKWFVGAGLVAPLAAMILFSG from the coding sequence ATGAAGTGGCGCGGCTGGATCGTCGCGCTGCATCGCGACATGGGGTATTTTTTCACGGGCGCGCTGTTGCTCTACGCGGTGTCGGGCCTGGCCGTGAATCACGTGGACGACTGGAACCCCAGCTTCGTGATCGAGCGCCGCGCGGTGACGCTCGATTTGCCGAGCGAGGCGTCGCAGGTGACCGAGCGAGCGGTGCTGGCCAACCTGGAACCGCTGGGCGAGGCCAGCAACTTGCGCGGCTTTGATTTTCCCTCGGCGAGCCGCGTGAAGATTTATCTCAAGGATGGCTCGATCGTGGCCCACTTGAGCGACGGCCAGGGAGAGTACGAGACGATTCGGCGGCGGCCGCTGCTCTATCAGGTCAACACGCTGCACCTCAATCCGGCGAAATGGTGGAAGGTGTTTTCCGACGTGTTCGCGGCATCGCTGATACTGATCGCCGCCACGGGATTATTCGTCGCGCGTGGACGCCACGGACTGGCCGGACGCGGCAAATGGTTTGTCGGGGCCGGGCTCGTGGCGCCGCTGGCGGCGATGATCTTGTTCAGTGGATAG